ATATGTAAGAAGTAGCAACGGCCAGGTAGATGTGAGATATAGTATAGACTCTAACATTAAGATTTTTAATAAGGTTTATAAGATATCATTATCACTTAGTAGTAGAGATGATATGCGCTATCCTGTTCTTATTGGCAGAAAATTTTTAACCAAAAAGTTTATAGTAGACACAGAGTTTTCAAACCTCTCTTTTGAAGCAACTTCCCAAGAAAACACTAAAGATGTTTCTTCAGAAATTTTATAACCTTTAATTTAACGAAGCACTCAAAATTAAAGGCTTCAATTATATTGATCTTATGAATATCAAAATTTTATCTAGAAATGCTAACCTTTATTCAACACAGCGTTTAATTGAAGCATGTAAAAAAAGAAAGCATGATGTAGAGGTTATTGATCCTTTAAAGTGTGATCTAATTATTGAAAAGAGAAAACCAACTATTGTATATAAAGGTCGTGTATTAGAACACGTAGATGCTGTAATACCTCGAGTAGGTGCCTCTATCACATTTTATGGTACAGCTGTTGTACGCCAATTTGAGATGATGGGTGCTTTTACTACTACAGAATCTCAAGCTTTAGTAAGAAGTAGAGACAAACTAAGAAGTTTACAGTTGCTTACCAAAGCAAGGTTGGGTATGCCAAAAACTGTTTTTAGCAATTACTCTAAAGACGTTTCGCAAATTATTAGTCATGTTGGTGGCGCTCCAGTTATCATTAAAGTACTAGAAGGCACACAAGGATTAGGTGTGGTTTTAGCTGAAACTGAAAAGGCAGCAGAATCTGTTTTAGAAGCATTTAATGGCTTACAAGCTCGTGTTATTGTACAAGAATTTATAAAGGAGGCAAAAGGAGCAGACATTAGAGCATTTGTGGTAGATGGACAAGTTGTTGGTGCAATGAAGCGCCAAGGTAAAGAAGGAGAATTTAGAAGCAACCTGCACCGTGGAGGATCTGCAAGCATTATTGAATTAACAGACGAAGAAGAGATTGCAGCAATTAAAGCCGTAAAAGTTATGGGGTTAGGTGTTGCAGGTGTAGATATGCTACAAAGTGAGCGTGGCCCATTGATACTTGAGGTAAACTCATCTCCAGGATTAGAAGGTATTGAAACAGCAACTGGAAAAGACATTGCAAAATCAATTGTTCGTTATATAGAAAAGAACATATAATGGCTCATATAGACGATCAAAACGTACTTTACATTTTTGACCAAACTATTTTACCAGGAGCAAAAGCTACCATTAATTTTAATATGGCTAAGCTTTACACTACAACCAATGTAGATGTGCCTATAATTATTGAGCGCTCTAAAGTTCCTGGCCCAACAGTACTTATAACTGGTGGTATACATGGTGATGAAGTAAATGGTGTCGAAATAGTAAGGCAACTAATATCTAAAGGCATTAATAAACCTAAAATAGGGACTATTATATGTGTTCCTGTTTTAAACGTCTTCGGATTTTTAAATATGAATCGTGAATTTCCAGATGGTCGCGACCTTAATAGAGTATTTCCAGGCTTTAAGAATGGTAGTTTAGCAAGTAGACTTGCTTACCAATTCACAAAAAATATTTTACCTGTTGCTAATTATTGTTTAGACTTTCACACTGGTGGTGCAAGTCGATTTAATGCACCACAGATTAGAGTGAAAAAAGGAGATGCAGAAGCTTTAGATTTTGCTAAAGTATTTAACGCGCCTTTCACTATGTACTCTAAAACAATCCCAAAATCTTACAGAGAAACTTGCGGAAAACTAAATATTCCTATATTACTTTTTGAAGGCGGAAAATCTCAGGATAACGATAAAACCATTGCAAAATATGGTGTTGATGGATCTATGAGAATCTTAAATCACCTAGGTATGTTAGATGATAAATTTAGTGTACCAGACGTTAACGCTCCTACAGTAATTATAGACTCTAGCACATGGATAAGAGCTAAATATAGTGGTTTGCTACACACAAAAATAGAATGTGGCAAACACGTAGAAAAAGGAGAATATATTGCCACAATAACAGACCCATATGGTCAATTTAGACATAAGGTTAAAACTAATAATGAAGGGTATATTATTAATGTAAATCAATCTCCTATGGTATATCAAGGAGATGCCATTTTTCATATTTCAACTTCAAGTCAATCTAATGAAGAAGCAGAAGGCGAGGACAACTAATAAACTACGTAGGCAAAACTTAAGTGTAGAAACTCGTGAAGAATTAAGCATGAGAATTGCAAATAAAGCATTGCAACTTCATATCTGGGAACATTCTTTTTATCATATTTTCCTAGCAATTGAAACACAAGCCGAAATTAATACAGAATACCTGCTACATATTTTAAATGGTAAGGACAAACAAGTAGTTATACCTAAAACAGACTTTAAAACAAGAGCTATGAAAAGCATCTTGTTATTGGACAATACACGGTTAAAGTTAAACGCCTACAATATACCAGAACCATTAGATGGTATAGAAATTACTTCTGAACAAATAGATGTTGTATTTATACCTTTATTAGCTTTTGACAAAACAGGGCAACGTGCAGGTTATGGTAAAGGGTTTTATGATGCCTTTTTAGCACTATGTAAACCTGAAACCATTAAAATTGGATTAAGTTTTTTTGAAGTTGAAGAAGAACCCTTTGAAGATGTCTTAAACACAGACATACCTCTAGATTATTGTGTAACACCAGAAAAGGTGTATTCTTTTTAAGCTTCTTCTTCTGTTTTAGGAAATGCTTTCTTATTGAAGATTAATAACATTACAACCCCTATAAATATTACAGAATCTGCAATATTAAAAACAGGCTCAAAGAATCTAAAATACTCACCACCCCAAAATGGCACCCATTCTGGTAAGTAACCTTGGTATAAAGGAAAGTAAAGCATATCTACTACTTTACCATGAAATAACGAAGAATAACCTCCTTCTTCTGGTAGGAAAGTAGCCACTTGATGCAAGCTGTCATTAAAAACAATCCCGTAAAATACAGAGTCTAAAATGTTACCTAAAGCACCAGCAAATATTAATGCTATTGAAGCTATTAATACTTTAGAACCATTTTTCTTTACACTATCCCACAACCAATATCCTATACCAGCAATAGCGACTATTCTAAATAAGGTAAGAATTAACTTTCCGTAGTTACCTGGCAACTCGAAACCCCAAGCCATTCCAGGATTTTCTATGAACCTAATTTTAAACCAACTTAATACAGCTACCTCATCACCCAGTATAAAATTAGTTTTAATGTAAATCTTAGAAATTTGGTCTATTAATAAAACCACTAGTATAAGTAAGGATGCTTTCTTTAAAGACATAAATTGTTTCTTATTATCAAAATAGTGTAAGTACGCTGCTATAATAAAATTAAACGCACTTTAACGGGAGCAAAAATAAGCTTTTTTTATTGAGATTTTGTGATGGTAATATTGCCATCTATAGTTTTAAGCTTTAAGAGTTGTTGTCCTGTATAATCTAGGTTATTTATAAGTGTACCGTGCCTGGATTCTGCTTCTACTCTTGATGGGCTTGTTGCTACTGCAATATTTCCGTTATAAGTGTTAACCAATAAATTACCATTAAAATTACTGAGGACACATTGCCCTGATTTTAATTCTAATTGTAAGTACTCAAAACTACCTTCTCCAAACACTGAGGCTACATTGCTTTGTATTTGTACAGATAAATTTTCTGGCACTTCAAGAATAACTTCCATAGCCAATACTTTGTGAGCGCTTAGCTTATCATAACCACTTGTAAGTATTTGTGGATATTTTGACGTTACTTTTAAAATTTCTCCAGTAAGTTCTGTAATTAAGGATATGTTTTGATAGTATTCACCTTCAGAGGTTGTTTTAATAGTTACAAACGGAGTCTTCGCTGTTTTTAATGTGATTTTGAAAACCTCATTACTTTCTACCAAGATGGTTGTTATCTCATTTGCATCAATTTGTTGTTCTGTTTGTTTTTGAGCAAAAGTATTTTGTTGAACAAGAATTGCGAAAAAACAACAGACTGTAAAATATATTTTAATACTACGTATCATCATTTTATAACATCAAAAAACGCCCCAAATAGGAGCGTTTTTAAAAATTATCTTTTAAGAAACAACTACTGTTGCATATTTTTAGCCTCTATACTTAAAGTAGCATGTGGCACAAGTTTAAGACGCTCAGGATTTATTAGTTTTCCTGTTACACGACAAATACCGTACGTTTTGTTTTCTATACGTACTATTGCATTCCTAAGATCACGTATAAATTTTTCTTGTCTTCTAGCTAACTGTGCGTTGCTTTCCTTACTCATTGTTTCACTACCTTCATCAAATGCCTTAAATGTTGGCGCAGTATCTTCTGTGCCATTACCACTTAAGTTATTGTATGCTTCTTCATACATTTTAAGTTGATGTTCTGCAGATTCAATTTTTTCTAATATAATAGCTCTAAATTCTTCTAAGTGCTTATCGCTATATCTTTCTTTTACATCTGTTTGTGCCATAATGATTTAGTTTTTATCTATAAATAGCTTCGTAGTTACATCATCAAACTCAACTACTGTACCATTATCTAACTCTTCTACAAGATCGAGACTTGTAGCTAGAGTTTCGTTTTTAATATACTCCATATTGTCTGTTACGGCAGTCTCGATTTTGCCGTCTTTTTGTATTTTAATAGCAATGGTGTCTGAGACCTCATAACCACTATCTTTACGTAGGTTTTGAATACGATTGACAAACTCTCTTGCAATTCCTTCTTTTCTAAGATCTTCAGAAATTGTCACGTCTAACGCTACCGTGATTCCAGAGTTGTTTGCAACTAGCCAACCTTCAATGTCTTGAGAGGTGATTTCGACATCTTCGAGGGTCAATTTAGTTAAATTCCCATTAACATCAATACTGATTTCGCCTTCTTGCTCAATTTTTGTGATTTCTTTAGCATTCATCTCTGATATTGCTGAAGCCACAAAGCGCATGTCTTTTCCAAAACGCGGACCAAGAACTTTAAAGTTAGGCTTAATCTGCTTTACAAGAATATCGCTTGCATCATCTAAAAGCTCTATAGTCTTAACGTTAACCTCTGTTTTTATAAGGTCTGCTACTGCTAAAATCTCGCTACGCTGTTGGTCGTTTAATACAGGTATCATAATACGCTGTAATGGCTGGCGTACTCTTATTTGTTCTTTTCTTCGTAATGAAAGTACTAAAGAAGACACTATTTGTGCCTTTTTCATTTTACTCTCTAAACTTTTGTCAATGACCGTTTCATCTGCTATCGGAAATTCGGCCAAATGTACACTTTCAAACGGCTCCTTATTTGAAGCCATTATTAAGTCTCTGTAAAGTTTGTCCATAAAAAATGGAGAGACTGGAGCTCCGAGTTTAGATACGGTTAACAAACACTCAAAAAGTGTTTGATATGCTGATATTTTATCTGTTTCATAATCGCCTTTCCAGTAACGCCTTCTGCTTAATCTTACAAACCAGTTACTAAGGTTTTCTTGTACAAACTCAGATATTGCTCTAGTTGCTCTTGTGGCATCATAATCATTATAATATGAGTCTACATCTTTAATAAGTGAATGTAATTCAGACAATATCCAACGATCTATTTCTGGGCGTTGCTCTAAAGGAATAGGGTTTTCATCATATGTAAAGCCATCTAGGTTTGCATACAGACTAAAGAATGAATAGGTGTTGTAAAGCGTTCCAAAGAATTTGCGTCTTACTTCTTCTATACCTTCAATATCAAACTTTAGGTTATCCCAAGGATTGGCATTGCTTATCATGTACCATCTTGTTGCATCTGGTCCATAAACAGAAAGTGTTTCAAAAGGATCCACAGCATTTCCTAAACGCTTAGACATTTTTTGACCATTCTTGTCTAAAACTAATCCATTAGAAACTACATTTTTGTATGCAACATCATCAAAAATCATTGTTGCAATTGTGTGCAAGGTGTAAAACCATCCTCTTGTTTGGTCTACGCCTTCTGCAATAAAATCTGCTTTACGCCACGTGGTCTCAACAAGTCTTTTATTCTCGAATGGATAGTGAAATTGTGCATATGGCATACTTCCACTATCAAACCAAACATCAATTAAATCTGCTTCACGACGCATTGGCTCTCCTTTAGAAGATACCAAGATAATTTGGTCTACTATATTTTTATGTAAGTCTATCTTATCATAATTTTCTTCGGAGTTATCTCCTACTACAAATTCTTCAAAAATATCTTTCTCCATTATGCCTGCTTCAACAGACTTTTTCATTTCAATTTTAAGGTCTTCAACAGAGCCTATCATTAACTCTTCCTTACCATCTTCTGTTCTCCAAATTGGCAATGGAATTCCCCAATAGCGAGATCTAGACAGGTTCCAGTCATTAGCATTTGCTAACCAATTTCCAAAACGGCCTTCACCTGTTGCTTTAGGTTTCCAGTTAATTGTTGTGTTAAGCTCGTGCATACGATCTTTAACATCTGTTACTTTTATAAACCAAGAATCTAACGGATAGTACAAGATTGGCTTATCTGTACGCCAGCAGTTTGGATAACTGTGCACATATTTCTCTACGTGAAATGCTCTATTTTCTTCCTTTAGCTTTATGGCTAACTCAACATCTACAGATTTCTCAGGCGCTTGCCCTTCATCATAGTACTCATTTTTCACATATTTACCAGCAAACTCACCCATATGTTTGGTGAATTTCCCTTGTAAATCGACTAGTGGCACAAGGTTGTCGTTATCATCTTTTACTAATAACGGTGGTATTTGCGGTGATGCCTGCTTAGCTACCAAAGCATCATCTGCACCAAATGTTGGTGCTGTGTGCACTATTCCTGTACCGTCTTCTGTTGTAACAAAATCTCCAGAAATTACTCTAAATGCATCTTGAGGGTTTTCGTACGGCTTAGCATAAGATAATAGTTGCTCATAGCGTATACCTACTAAATCTTTTCCTTTATGTTCTGAAACTATTAAGTAAGGTATCTTTTTGTCGCCTTCTTTATAGGCTGAAAGTTCTTCTTCTGTTTCAACAGCGCTAAAACGCTTGTTAAATTGTTTAGCTACTAACTTTTTAGCTACAATTACTGTAATTGGCTCAAAAGTATATTGGTTGTATGTTTTTACAACCACATAATCTATCTTAGGTCCAACTGTTAATGCTGTATTACTTGGTAATGTCCAAGGTGTTGTTGTCCAAGCTAAGAAGAATAAATTGTCTTTATATGCCTTTAGCTCTTCGGGCAATGTTGAAGCATCTGCTTTAAATTGTGCCACCACAGTAGTATCAGACACATCTTGATATGTTCCTGGTTGGTTAAGCTCATGAGAGCTTAAACCTGTTCCTGCTTTTGGAGAATAAGGTTGTATGGTATAGCCTTTATAAAGCAAACCTTTGCTATAAATTTGAGACAACAACCACCAAACGGTTTCCATGTATTTAGACTTGTACGTAACATATGGATCTTCCATATCTACCCAATAGCCCATTTTTTCGGTAAGGTCATTCCAAACATCTGTATATCTCATTACTGCTTTCTTACAAGCTTTATTGTAATCTTCTACAGAGATTTTAGTACCTATATCTTCTTTAGTAATGCCCAGTTCTTTTTCTACTCCAAGTTCAATTGGTAAGCCATGAGTATCCCAACCTGCTTTACGCTTAACTTGAAAACCTTTCATACTCTTGTAACGAGGGAAAATATCCTTGATACTACGTGCTAACACGTGATGAACTCCAGGCAAACCATTTGCAGATGGTGGTCCTTCAAAAAAGATAAAGGGCTTATTGTCATCTTTAGAGCTGATAGATTTTTCGAAAATCTTGTTTTCTTTCCAGTAGTCAAGAATTTCTGATGCTATTTTAGGCAGGTCAAGTCCTTTGTATTCAGTGAACTTCGTACTCATTACTGTGCATTTTCTAATGAAGTGCGAAAGTAATGAATTTTTGGGTAAAAATTAGGGTCTTTAGTCTCTGTAAACATTGTAGTTGCTTCACACTAAAGCGTTTTTATAATTTGAAAAAACTTGAGTTAAAATTTTTAAATTCTTTTATTAAAAATCATAGCTTAAGGCAAGAATAAGATTTCGTCCTGCCGCTGCTATTCCAGAAGAGTAAGTTCTGTATCTCTGGTCTGTTATATTTTCTACAGTTGCTGTTGCTTTTAGGTTATCTAAAACATCGTATTGAGCTGTAAAATTTAAGGTGTACCAAGATGGCGAATATGGATTTCCATTCTCATCAATTGCATATAAATATGGTTTATCCTGCTCACTTGGTGCTAATTCTTCAAAACTAAATTCTCCATTATATTCTGCAAATGCATCTAAAGTAATTTTGTTTTTACTGAATTTAAAGTGTGTATTTCCAAAAACTGGAGCTGCGTGTCTCAAAGGTGCTTCTGTACCATCATCTAATTCTTGTGTGCCTTCTGTAATGTTTATTTGAGATGTAAGCTGAAGGTTTTTATTGAAATTTACTTCTGTACCTGCTTCGAAACCATATACTTTTCCACTTGCTGCATTTTGTATGGCTTGTACTTGGCTAGGTTCTCCTTGATAATCTATGGTAGACTCTCCATTCAATGTAAAATCTCTTCTAACTAATGCATTATTTAAAAGCGTATAAAAACCACCTATATCAAACTTTACATTATTATTAAAGTTTAGTGTAAATCCTATTTCTGTATTATATGCATATTCTGGATCTAAATCTGGATTTGGCACTACTACAGAACCTGGTTCACTATCAAAAACCTTTCCTACATCGTCTATATTAGGAGCCCTAAATGCTGTTGAAAATCCTAATTTTGTTCCAAATAATGCTGTTGGTTGCCAAGATAATCCTGCACTACCCGTAAGTGCACCTGTGTTAATATCTGCTTTATCGAAAGGAAAATCGTAAAAACGGTCATTAAATGTTGCGTTAACAATCACTTGATTATATCTGGCACCAGTTGTTAAGGTTAAGCCATCTTGCAATGACCATTGTGCGCTTGCATAAGCAGCTGCAGATTGCCAAGTAGAGCCATCTGGGTATCTTGAGGCATCTTCAACAGATTCGTTAGTATTTATATTTGTTTGTTTTCCGAAGGAGCTTACTTTATTATGAACATA
This region of Croceibacter atlanticus HTCC2559 genomic DNA includes:
- the ileS gene encoding isoleucine--tRNA ligase is translated as MSTKFTEYKGLDLPKIASEILDYWKENKIFEKSISSKDDNKPFIFFEGPPSANGLPGVHHVLARSIKDIFPRYKSMKGFQVKRKAGWDTHGLPIELGVEKELGITKEDIGTKISVEDYNKACKKAVMRYTDVWNDLTEKMGYWVDMEDPYVTYKSKYMETVWWLLSQIYSKGLLYKGYTIQPYSPKAGTGLSSHELNQPGTYQDVSDTTVVAQFKADASTLPEELKAYKDNLFFLAWTTTPWTLPSNTALTVGPKIDYVVVKTYNQYTFEPITVIVAKKLVAKQFNKRFSAVETEEELSAYKEGDKKIPYLIVSEHKGKDLVGIRYEQLLSYAKPYENPQDAFRVISGDFVTTEDGTGIVHTAPTFGADDALVAKQASPQIPPLLVKDDNDNLVPLVDLQGKFTKHMGEFAGKYVKNEYYDEGQAPEKSVDVELAIKLKEENRAFHVEKYVHSYPNCWRTDKPILYYPLDSWFIKVTDVKDRMHELNTTINWKPKATGEGRFGNWLANANDWNLSRSRYWGIPLPIWRTEDGKEELMIGSVEDLKIEMKKSVEAGIMEKDIFEEFVVGDNSEENYDKIDLHKNIVDQIILVSSKGEPMRREADLIDVWFDSGSMPYAQFHYPFENKRLVETTWRKADFIAEGVDQTRGWFYTLHTIATMIFDDVAYKNVVSNGLVLDKNGQKMSKRLGNAVDPFETLSVYGPDATRWYMISNANPWDNLKFDIEGIEEVRRKFFGTLYNTYSFFSLYANLDGFTYDENPIPLEQRPEIDRWILSELHSLIKDVDSYYNDYDATRATRAISEFVQENLSNWFVRLSRRRYWKGDYETDKISAYQTLFECLLTVSKLGAPVSPFFMDKLYRDLIMASNKEPFESVHLAEFPIADETVIDKSLESKMKKAQIVSSLVLSLRRKEQIRVRQPLQRIMIPVLNDQQRSEILAVADLIKTEVNVKTIELLDDASDILVKQIKPNFKVLGPRFGKDMRFVASAISEMNAKEITKIEQEGEISIDVNGNLTKLTLEDVEITSQDIEGWLVANNSGITVALDVTISEDLRKEGIAREFVNRIQNLRKDSGYEVSDTIAIKIQKDGKIETAVTDNMEYIKNETLATSLDLVEELDNGTVVEFDDVTTKLFIDKN
- a CDS encoding 5-formyltetrahydrofolate cyclo-ligase, with the protein product MKKQKARTTNKLRRQNLSVETREELSMRIANKALQLHIWEHSFYHIFLAIETQAEINTEYLLHILNGKDKQVVIPKTDFKTRAMKSILLLDNTRLKLNAYNIPEPLDGIEITSEQIDVVFIPLLAFDKTGQRAGYGKGFYDAFLALCKPETIKIGLSFFEVEEEPFEDVLNTDIPLDYCVTPEKVYSF
- a CDS encoding succinylglutamate desuccinylase/aspartoacylase family protein, encoding MAHIDDQNVLYIFDQTILPGAKATINFNMAKLYTTTNVDVPIIIERSKVPGPTVLITGGIHGDEVNGVEIVRQLISKGINKPKIGTIICVPVLNVFGFLNMNREFPDGRDLNRVFPGFKNGSLASRLAYQFTKNILPVANYCLDFHTGGASRFNAPQIRVKKGDAEALDFAKVFNAPFTMYSKTIPKSYRETCGKLNIPILLFEGGKSQDNDKTIAKYGVDGSMRILNHLGMLDDKFSVPDVNAPTVIIDSSTWIRAKYSGLLHTKIECGKHVEKGEYIATITDPYGQFRHKVKTNNEGYIINVNQSPMVYQGDAIFHISTSSQSNEEAEGEDN
- the rimK gene encoding 30S ribosomal protein S6--L-glutamate ligase, whose product is MNIKILSRNANLYSTQRLIEACKKRKHDVEVIDPLKCDLIIEKRKPTIVYKGRVLEHVDAVIPRVGASITFYGTAVVRQFEMMGAFTTTESQALVRSRDKLRSLQLLTKARLGMPKTVFSNYSKDVSQIISHVGGAPVIIKVLEGTQGLGVVLAETEKAAESVLEAFNGLQARVIVQEFIKEAKGADIRAFVVDGQVVGAMKRQGKEGEFRSNLHRGGSASIIELTDEEEIAAIKAVKVMGLGVAGVDMLQSERGPLILEVNSSPGLEGIETATGKDIAKSIVRYIEKNI
- a CDS encoding TraR/DksA family transcriptional regulator codes for the protein MAQTDVKERYSDKHLEEFRAIILEKIESAEHQLKMYEEAYNNLSGNGTEDTAPTFKAFDEGSETMSKESNAQLARRQEKFIRDLRNAIVRIENKTYGICRVTGKLINPERLKLVPHATLSIEAKNMQQ
- a CDS encoding ATP-dependent zinc protease family protein, giving the protein MDKKVIGRVDVVNFPKLNLNEISIKIDTGAYTSSIHCKDIEEVDGVLKCKFLDDTHPNYNGKEFSFTNYDVVYVRSSNGQVDVRYSIDSNIKIFNKVYKISLSLSSRDDMRYPVLIGRKFLTKKFIVDTEFSNLSFEATSQENTKDVSSEIL
- a CDS encoding lipoprotein signal peptidase yields the protein MSLKKASLLILVVLLIDQISKIYIKTNFILGDEVAVLSWFKIRFIENPGMAWGFELPGNYGKLILTLFRIVAIAGIGYWLWDSVKKNGSKVLIASIALIFAGALGNILDSVFYGIVFNDSLHQVATFLPEEGGYSSLFHGKVVDMLYFPLYQGYLPEWVPFWGGEYFRFFEPVFNIADSVIFIGVVMLLIFNKKAFPKTEEEA